The Synechocystis sp. PCC 7509 genome includes a window with the following:
- a CDS encoding DUF6262 family protein, with product MVKEDVKLGWERNTKGIKAAAQKKRQEAFAKTEEAIKKLLRLRQPINFEAVAVAANVTRAWLYRQPELRSRIEALREQQAPKKQLPEELRASDASKTTLITELRKQSKELRAENQKLKRELEDAYGQALGLEELRATNRNLEKQNQHLLNLLTQARAEAEALKEQKIR from the coding sequence ATGGTTAAGGAAGATGTAAAGCTTGGTTGGGAACGCAATACTAAAGGGATTAAGGCAGCAGCACAGAAGAAAAGGCAGGAAGCATTTGCGAAAACCGAGGAAGCTATCAAAAAGCTATTGCGCTTAAGGCAGCCCATTAACTTCGAGGCGGTTGCTGTTGCTGCTAATGTTACCCGCGCCTGGCTTTACAGGCAGCCTGAGTTGAGGAGTAGAATTGAGGCTTTGAGAGAGCAGCAAGCGCCTAAGAAGCAGTTACCAGAGGAACTGAGAGCATCTGACGCATCCAAAACCACTTTAATAACTGAACTGAGAAAGCAGAGCAAAGAGCTACGGGCTGAAAATCAAAAGCTGAAAAGGGAGCTTGAAGACGCTTACGGTCAGGCACTAGGACTAGAAGAATTAAGAGCAACAAACAGAAATTTGGAGAAGCAAAATCAGCACCTACTTAACCTATTAACGCAAGCTAGAGCGGAGGCTGAAGCGCTCAAAGAGCAAAAAATAAGATAG
- a CDS encoding site-specific integrase yields MMEPNFELLPVDDSPITTPTLVCSWCGGWRFVKRRKSPKGHQIYLCRVCGRHFTHNTDKFVPILNPEAEYEKDIWDCRNLGLKARIGRQQYKVNFVGIEQPWLLKAAKQYIRYTLATLSFSSGSEKVLALKRFSVFLAINYPTIEPADIDRSTIADFLLYIAGQNLSANTRCHTIGSMRSFFETCIQNEWVSFRRYLIRSEDFPKRLSSVPRFIPEDVMRQLNEHLSDLPEPVMRMVMVLTECGMRISELLFLESNCLLQDKSGDWFLRYYQFKMKKEITIPISRELVRVIQEQQRYITNALSIEKFVYLFCANEGGGCKGGFTASPKNMAAYTFSRYLNKLAERYNICDVTGSLWHFQAHQFRHSVGTRMINSGVPQHIVQRYLGHESPQMTAVYAHIFDQTMKEEVAKFHGKVVNVAGQVVESNVEIETADLEWFKRNIQAQSLPNGSCALPTISQGCPHANACLSCNHFRTTVEFLREHSQQLEQTEKIIDKAKANGWQRQVEMNEKIAINLRNIITSLEGTTDG; encoded by the coding sequence ATGATGGAACCAAACTTTGAATTACTTCCTGTAGATGACTCCCCAATCACTACACCTACCTTAGTCTGTAGTTGGTGCGGCGGTTGGAGGTTCGTCAAAAGAAGAAAGAGTCCAAAGGGGCATCAAATTTATCTTTGTAGAGTGTGTGGAAGACACTTTACGCATAACACCGATAAGTTTGTCCCGATACTCAATCCAGAAGCGGAATACGAAAAGGACATATGGGATTGTCGGAATTTAGGACTGAAGGCTAGGATAGGTCGCCAACAGTACAAGGTGAATTTTGTAGGTATTGAACAGCCCTGGCTGCTTAAAGCTGCAAAGCAATACATTCGATATACCTTAGCTACTCTTAGCTTTTCATCGGGCAGCGAGAAAGTGCTTGCCTTAAAACGCTTCTCGGTATTTTTGGCAATAAATTATCCCACCATAGAGCCAGCAGATATTGACCGCTCAACTATTGCTGATTTTTTGCTGTACATTGCAGGACAAAACCTGTCCGCTAATACCAGATGCCATACTATTGGCTCTATGAGAAGCTTTTTTGAGACTTGCATTCAGAATGAATGGGTTAGCTTCCGAAGGTATTTAATTCGGAGTGAGGATTTCCCAAAAAGACTGTCTTCTGTGCCGCGATTCATCCCTGAAGATGTAATGCGGCAACTAAATGAGCATTTATCAGATTTGCCAGAGCCAGTAATGCGAATGGTTATGGTTTTGACGGAGTGTGGGATGCGGATCTCTGAACTGCTTTTTTTGGAATCCAATTGCTTGTTGCAAGATAAGTCCGGCGACTGGTTCTTGCGCTACTACCAGTTCAAAATGAAGAAGGAGATCACTATTCCGATTTCAAGAGAATTGGTAAGAGTAATTCAAGAACAGCAGCGCTACATCACAAATGCGCTAAGTATAGAAAAATTTGTTTATTTGTTTTGTGCCAATGAGGGGGGTGGATGCAAGGGAGGATTTACAGCATCTCCCAAGAATATGGCTGCTTACACTTTTTCAAGATACCTCAACAAATTAGCAGAGCGGTACAATATCTGTGATGTTACAGGCTCGTTATGGCACTTTCAAGCACACCAGTTCCGCCACTCTGTAGGGACAAGAATGATTAATAGCGGTGTGCCGCAGCATATTGTTCAAAGATACCTAGGGCATGAGTCGCCTCAGATGACAGCAGTTTACGCTCATATATTTGACCAGACTATGAAAGAGGAGGTAGCCAAGTTTCATGGCAAAGTGGTCAACGTTGCTGGTCAGGTAGTTGAATCAAATGTAGAGATAGAAACTGCCGATTTGGAGTGGTTTAAGCGGAATATCCAGGCTCAGTCATTACCTAATGGTTCATGTGCCTTACCGACTATCTCTCAAGGTTGTCCTCACGCAAATGCTTGTCTTAGCTGTAACCACTTTCGCACTACTGTTGAGTTTTTGCGCGAACACTCTCAGCAGCTTGAGCAGACCGAAAAGATTATTGACAAAGCAAAAGCTAACGGTTGGCAGCGTCAAGTTGAGATGAATGAGAAGATTGCTATAAATTTACGCAATATCATCACTTCTTTGGAAGGTACAACTGATGGTTAA
- a CDS encoding tyrosine-type recombinase/integrase, translating to MKVQRIRLPNSEKVTWVVLDDNNRFVEPIKSYLKYLESLQRSPNTIHSYANHLKLYWEFLRDSELDWTEVNLENLADFISWLRRPDPRVIFIHEQESRRLESTINTMLSVVCSFYDYHERIGNTEGIDAYKNQFQLGKKYKSFLHHINKGKETRTRLLKLKQPKKLPKTYTLEQTEQLTQACKRIRDKFLVCLLHETGMRIGQALGLRHEDIRSWDNEIQIVPRDDNANSARAKTRETYTIHVSKQLMSLYSEYITLEYPEDIDSDYLFINIWEGKIGYPLNYSTIQALFRRLSRDVGIEASPHMFRHTHATELIRSGMEMSYVQKRLGHASIQTTIDTYTHLTLNDLKEAYQSYLEERLNDGTKL from the coding sequence GTGAAGGTACAAAGAATTAGGCTGCCTAACAGTGAAAAGGTAACTTGGGTAGTTTTGGATGATAACAATCGCTTTGTTGAGCCAATCAAGTCTTACTTAAAGTATTTGGAATCGCTACAGAGATCGCCAAACACCATTCACTCTTACGCCAATCACCTCAAGCTTTACTGGGAGTTCTTGCGAGATTCTGAACTGGATTGGACTGAAGTTAACTTAGAGAATCTAGCAGACTTTATTTCCTGGCTGCGAAGACCAGATCCGAGAGTAATTTTCATTCATGAGCAGGAGTCAAGACGGCTAGAAAGTACAATAAACACGATGCTTTCAGTTGTTTGTAGTTTCTACGACTATCACGAGCGAATAGGCAATACAGAGGGGATAGATGCCTACAAAAATCAGTTCCAACTAGGGAAGAAATACAAGTCATTTCTCCACCACATCAATAAAGGTAAAGAGACACGCACGAGACTTTTAAAGCTCAAGCAACCTAAGAAGTTACCCAAAACTTACACGCTTGAGCAAACTGAGCAGCTAACTCAAGCGTGTAAGCGCATTCGAGATAAGTTTCTTGTTTGCCTGCTGCATGAAACCGGAATGCGAATTGGGCAGGCTTTAGGTTTGAGACATGAGGACATTCGTTCTTGGGACAACGAAATTCAAATTGTACCTAGAGACGACAATGCTAATAGCGCTAGAGCAAAGACAAGAGAAACCTATACAATTCATGTCTCTAAGCAGCTAATGAGCCTTTACTCGGAGTACATCACCCTTGAGTACCCAGAAGATATTGACTCAGACTATCTGTTTATCAATATCTGGGAAGGCAAGATAGGCTACCCACTTAACTACTCAACTATTCAAGCCCTATTTCGGCGCTTGTCTAGGGATGTGGGAATTGAAGCCTCGCCCCATATGTTTAGACATACTCACGCGACAGAACTCATTCGTAGCGGCATGGAGATGTCCTACGTCCAGAAACGTTTAGGACACGCTAGTATCCAAACCACTATTGATACCTATACACATTTGACCTTAAACGACCTGAAAGAAGCCTATCAGAGCTATTTAGAAGAGCGCTTAAATGATGGAACCAAACTTTGA
- a CDS encoding RecQ family ATP-dependent DNA helicase, giving the protein MSSSPSINSIKSALKEIWGYEDFRAPQEEIISSLISQQDALIIMPTGGGKSICFQLPALMQTGLTLVVSPLVALMENQVKELRDRNLPAALLHSELSSQQKWQTLQLLDRQQLRLLYLSPETLLSPKVWSKLCNPQLQINGIILDEAHCLVQWGDTFRPTYRRLGTVRPALLKCKPQGTKIAIAAFTATADIEAQKTITQVLQLQQPAAFKQNPYRQNLHLKVQIAWTPKGRKQQLLNVIKAKPEETGLIYVRTRRDSEKLVEWLSNLGYKTAAYHAGLSPEERREIENNWLSSKIPFVVCTSAFGMGINQPHVRKT; this is encoded by the coding sequence ATGAGTAGTAGCCCATCAATAAATTCTATCAAATCTGCCCTAAAAGAAATCTGGGGTTATGAAGATTTTAGAGCGCCTCAAGAGGAAATTATTAGTAGTTTAATATCTCAACAAGATGCTTTGATAATAATGCCTACAGGCGGAGGCAAATCAATTTGTTTTCAACTTCCTGCTTTAATGCAAACAGGATTAACTCTAGTAGTTTCGCCCTTAGTAGCATTAATGGAAAATCAGGTTAAAGAATTACGCGATCGCAATTTACCCGCAGCTTTATTACACAGCGAACTATCAAGCCAACAAAAGTGGCAAACATTACAACTATTAGATAGGCAACAGCTAAGATTACTTTACTTATCCCCCGAAACTTTACTTAGTCCGAAAGTATGGTCGAAACTATGCAATCCACAGTTACAAATTAACGGCATAATTCTTGATGAGGCACATTGTTTAGTGCAGTGGGGAGATACTTTTAGACCAACTTACAGGCGTTTGGGGACAGTACGACCAGCATTATTAAAGTGTAAGCCTCAAGGAACAAAAATTGCGATCGCAGCTTTTACAGCCACCGCCGATATTGAGGCGCAAAAAACCATTACCCAAGTCTTACAACTCCAACAACCCGCAGCTTTTAAACAAAATCCTTACAGGCAAAATCTCCACCTAAAAGTACAAATAGCTTGGACTCCTAAAGGACGCAAACAACAGCTATTGAACGTTATTAAAGCTAAACCAGAGGAAACAGGCTTAATTTATGTACGAACCCGCCGAGATAGCGAAAAATTAGTCGAATGGTTGAGTAATTTAGGTTATAAAACCGCCGCTTATCATGCTGGTTTAAGTCCTGAAGAACGTAGAGAGATTGAAAATAATTGGCTAAGTAGCAAAATACCTTTCGTTGTTTGTACTTCGGCGTTTGGAATGGGGATAAATCAGCCTCATGTGCGTAAAACATAG
- a CDS encoding GNAT family N-acetyltransferase: protein MKIYELHHERRNEILLSTDKSKLDITTIYNFLKTSYWAKDVLISVVEKSINNSLCFGVYEFDKQIGFARVISDYATFAYFSDVFILEAYRGQGLGTWLIKSILLYSELQNLRTWLLSTADAHELYRQFGFENLPAPERMMVISGSSAYR, encoded by the coding sequence ATGAAGATTTACGAACTACATCACGAGCGCCGGAACGAAATTTTACTTAGCACTGATAAATCTAAATTAGATATAACAACAATTTATAATTTTCTCAAAACTTCTTATTGGGCTAAGGATGTACTAATATCGGTTGTAGAAAAATCCATAAATAATTCTTTATGTTTTGGGGTGTACGAGTTTGATAAGCAAATTGGTTTTGCTAGGGTAATTTCTGACTATGCAACCTTTGCTTATTTTTCCGATGTTTTTATTTTAGAAGCTTATAGAGGACAAGGTTTAGGAACGTGGCTCATAAAATCAATTTTATTATATTCAGAACTTCAAAATTTAAGAACTTGGTTATTATCGACAGCAGATGCTCATGAACTTTATCGTCAATTTGGGTTTGAAAACTTACCAGCACCCGAACGCATGATGGTTATTTCTGGTTCAAGTGCTTATAGATAG